From Fusarium oxysporum f. sp. lycopersici 4287 chromosome 10, whole genome shotgun sequence, the proteins below share one genomic window:
- a CDS encoding hypothetical protein (At least one base has a quality score < 10), whose translation MYLTPPSTSNSPVSQYSQFFETSSSSSDTSCPPNRLPSCYGSPFQQAVSGVSQSDLDSNSYSHHARWFTVPQPELLSPPPMDHGSTAWVTPDGLVAGTSTASSSSVEPDALHADFNAFAGYDSCLPAPYQTHDAYMSPSRNPSVHEPSLSSTSQSSRAPSIGARPPYGYLQDPSNSRFRAEGSVSSYGQGYEPQPYSTAGPSAAAYQTDGPPFASNLPSSLGASGSTAWPKQEYEVPQFYSTPQNQLPDFGPERRLLKTNKAKRPTRKHTSKEEANFQCEVKGCGKFFSRSYNYKSHLETHDEKREYPFPCTVDGCTKKFVRKTDLQRHHQSVHMKERNHKCDYCGRLFARKDTLRRHMEDGCSKRFDIGTLNLQGPGFAGLGIVSPTRPSGLDPRRPG comes from the exons ATGTACCTGACACCTCCCTCGACCTCGAACTCCCCCGTATCGCAGTATTCACAGTTCTTCGAAACGAGTTCGTCCAGTTCTGACACTTCCTGCCCCCCAAATCGTCTGCCGTCTTGCTACGGCTCTCCATTTCAGCAAGCTGTCTCAGGCGTTTCACAGTCAGACTTGGATTCGAATTCGTACTCCCACCACGCTCGCTGGTTCACAGTGCCTCAGCCAGAGCTTCTATCACCGCCTCCCATGGACCACGGTAGCACTGCTTGGGTCACACCAGACGGCTTAGTGGCTGGGACAAgcacagcttcttcaagctcggTAGAACCTGACGCCCTGCATGCGGATTTTAATGCATTTGCTGGATACGACTCTTGTTTGCCTGCCCCATATCAGACACATGACGCCTACATGTCGCCCAGTCGCAACCCGTCAGTCCATGAGCCCTCATTGTCGTCTACCAGCCAATCCTCGCGAGCGCCGTCAATAGGCGCAAGGCCACCATATGGATACTTGCAAGATCCCTCTAACTCGAGATTCAGAGCCGAAGGCTCCGTGAGCAGCTATGGCCAGGGATATGAGCCGCAACCGTACTCAACAGCCGGTccatctgctgctgcttatCAAACCGACGGGCCCCCCTTCGCTTCAAATCTGCCCTCCAGCCTCGGCGCAAGTGGTTCAACGGCCTGGCCGAAGCAAGAATATGAGGTGCCTCAGTTCTATTCTACCCCGCAAAACCAACTTCCTGATTTTGGCCCGGAGAGGAGACTATTAAAGAcgaacaaggccaagagaCCCACCAGAAAGCACACATCGAAGGAGGAGGCAAACTTTCAATGCGAAGTCAAAGGATGCGGGAAGTTCTTCAGTCGCAGCTACAACTACAAATCGCACCTGGAGACTCATGATGAGAAGCGCGAATATCCGTTTCCCTGCACTGTCGACGGGTGCACCAAGAAGTTTGTGCGGAAGACCGATCTTCAACGACACCACCAGAGTGTGCACATGAAGGAGCGCAATCATAAGTGTGACTATTGTGGACGCCTCTTTGCTCGAAAGGACACTCTGAGAAG ACATATGGAGGACGGCTGTTCGAAGCGGTTTGATATCGGGACACTCAACTTGCAAGGTCCAGGTTTCGCAGGGTTGGGGATTGTTAGCCCAACCAGGCCGTCCGGTTTAGACCCTCGCCGCCCTGGATAG
- a CDS encoding hypothetical protein (At least one base has a quality score < 10): MYLTPPSTSNSPVSQYSQFFETSSSSSDTSCPPNRLPSCYGSPFQQAVSGVSQSDLDSNSYSHHARWFTVPQPELLSPPPMDHGSTAWVTPDGLVAGTSTASSSSVEPDALHADFNAFAGYDSCLPAPYQTHDAYMSPSRNPSVHEPSLSSTSQSSRAPSIGARPPYGYLQDPSNSRFRAEGSVSSYGQGYEPQPYSTAGPSAAAYQTDGPPFASNLPSSLGASGSTAWPKQEYEVPQFYSTPQNQLPDFGPERRLLKTNKAKRPTRKHTSKEEANFQCEVKGCGKFFSRSYNYKSHLETHDEKREYPFPCTVDGCTKKFVRKTDLQRHHQSVHMKERNHKCDYCGRLFARKDTLRR; the protein is encoded by the coding sequence ATGTACCTGACACCTCCCTCGACCTCGAACTCCCCCGTATCGCAGTATTCACAGTTCTTCGAAACGAGTTCGTCCAGTTCTGACACTTCCTGCCCCCCAAATCGTCTGCCGTCTTGCTACGGCTCTCCATTTCAGCAAGCTGTCTCAGGCGTTTCACAGTCAGACTTGGATTCGAATTCGTACTCCCACCACGCTCGCTGGTTCACAGTGCCTCAGCCAGAGCTTCTATCACCGCCTCCCATGGACCACGGTAGCACTGCTTGGGTCACACCAGACGGCTTAGTGGCTGGGACAAgcacagcttcttcaagctcggTAGAACCTGACGCCCTGCATGCGGATTTTAATGCATTTGCTGGATACGACTCTTGTTTGCCTGCCCCATATCAGACACATGACGCCTACATGTCGCCCAGTCGCAACCCGTCAGTCCATGAGCCCTCATTGTCGTCTACCAGCCAATCCTCGCGAGCGCCGTCAATAGGCGCAAGGCCACCATATGGATACTTGCAAGATCCCTCTAACTCGAGATTCAGAGCCGAAGGCTCCGTGAGCAGCTATGGCCAGGGATATGAGCCGCAACCGTACTCAACAGCCGGTccatctgctgctgcttatCAAACCGACGGGCCCCCCTTCGCTTCAAATCTGCCCTCCAGCCTCGGCGCAAGTGGTTCAACGGCCTGGCCGAAGCAAGAATATGAGGTGCCTCAGTTCTATTCTACCCCGCAAAACCAACTTCCTGATTTTGGCCCGGAGAGGAGACTATTAAAGAcgaacaaggccaagagaCCCACCAGAAAGCACACATCGAAGGAGGAGGCAAACTTTCAATGCGAAGTCAAAGGATGCGGGAAGTTCTTCAGTCGCAGCTACAACTACAAATCGCACCTGGAGACTCATGATGAGAAGCGCGAATATCCGTTTCCCTGCACTGTCGACGGGTGCACCAAGAAGTTTGTGCGGAAGACCGATCTTCAACGACACCACCAGAGTGTGCACATGAAGGAGCGCAATCATAAGTGTGACTATTGTGGACGCCTCTTTGCTCGAAAGGACACTCTGAGAAGGTAA
- a CDS encoding DNA-directed RNA polymerase I subunit RPA1, which produces MNIAQPVASGVESVEFTFLSPKEIRAISVKRIENPETFDNLLNPVPGGLYDPALGSWGDAPLHVFMDQAYRLLKAACVYCKGFRLPQKELHKYVCQLKLLQHGLIQEAHVVGAIGDNELAIELGDFSELESEAEEEGGTNSIDNVTRARDKYVDKCLSGIKIKRGDTKRGKHEGSSEMRREIIKEFLAEITKRRVCASCGGISPSYRKDRFVKVFERSLSDKDKAKMAQKNFKQADAMARVHQAATKQKPDGYSSDEGVADVASPTRETSRVNGDVTDQDTEMIDADTASTSSSPQRYISAMEVRARLNELFTKEQELVSLLYNAKPPTRSSTNVTPDMFFLTTILVPPNRYRPEARTGESEISEAQQNSLYKNILRGCGTIARLHRELQEEKADVNRMHQASAELQESVNALIDKNKNPVQGAAAKRNEDGIKQKLEKKEGLFRKNMMGKRVNYAARSVISPDPNIETNEIGVPPVFAKKLTYPEPVTSHNFRDMQQAVINGVDKWPGAFAIENENGQIVNLRNKSVDDRVSLANQLLAPTSSNAARTRNKKVYRHLTNGDVVLMNRQPTLHKPSIMGHRVRVLPGEKTIRMHYANCNTYNADFDGDEMNMHFPQNEVARAEALQIADTDHQYLSGTAGKPLRGLIQDHISVSVALCNRDTFFTKGDYQQLVYNALRPESGHIVGERIELVAPAVIRPVARWTGKQVITTILKNMQPPNCGGLSMKAETQIKASQWGVNSEEGTVVFQDGEFIAGILDKSQIGPSSGGVIHAVHEIYGPAVAGKLLSSLGRLLTRYLNMRAFSCGMDDLRLTPEGEQARREALVPADSVGLKVASSYVSLEQDPGPRDPLLLERLEEVLRDDSKQEGLDLLMKEGLSKITDKIQTATMPVGLEKAFPFNQMQAMTTSGAKGSRVNASLISCNLGQQVLEGRRVPIMVSGKSLPCFNPFETHARAGGYIVQRFLTGIRPQEYYFHHMAGREGLIDTAVKTSRSGYLQRCVIKGMEGLTVAYDTTVRDADGSMIQFLYGEDGLDVSKQKYLTDFSFILENVTSEASQLRYDPSVGDRLGMHRDAITKYMKKALKHTNIKDPKAQDPISGLFNPATTAFATSENFYKAMTSYIKENKDGLVRDKSDKNKLALSRVSLNKKNAEMLFAMKYLRSLVEPGEAVGIVAGQSVGEPSTQMTLNTFHLAGHSAKNVTLGIPRLREILMTASDKISTPAMSIYPIEEMSVEDAEIFAKSISVLPLGFILDSINVEEKVGQGKIYGSAKIYKVDIQFFDSEEYTKTYAINISDVVEAVERKLLHRLLALVKKDIRKRMTMSTMATPDVGAKAGVVETAAPNAEAAGNFDDDEDDEDGDDDATNAKQRAKRSEAVSYGPNDDDDDAVQQEMERDAGDDDADEDEDFGGSPQQAEGDGDGDDVDWSAKARTNRVLEQYAEVIDFSFDEKTGASCSFTLEYDSTIPKVLMLNLVQDAVRKTVIQEISGVGACTLVEEKDTKVIHTAGVNLQAMQRYSDFIDPNRIQTNDIAAVLAVYGVEAARQNIVQELAGVFGSHGIKVDNRHLNLIGDHMTRNGGFTPFNRMGLKGNVSPFTKMSFETTLAFLKDAVLDGDWDDLSTPSGRLVMGRLGKVGTGGFDVLAQLPTYHVDSLA; this is translated from the exons ATGAATATCGCACAACCGGTCGCGTCCGGGGTAGAGAGCGTCGAGTTTACGTTCTTGTCGCCAAAGGAAATCCGAGCAATCTCTGTCAAGCGAATTGAGAATCCCGAAACCTTCGACAACCTTCTCAATCCTGTACCAGGCGGTCTCTATGACCCTGCCCTCGGATCATGGGGCGATGCGCC GCTACATG TATTCATGGACCAAGCTTATCGACTCCTGAAAGCTGCCTGCGTCTACTGCAAAGGATTCCGACTTCCTCAGAAAGAACTACACAAGTATGTGTGCCAACTAAAACTTCTTCAGCACGGCTTGATTCAGGAGGCTCACGTAGTGGGTGCCATTGGCGATAACGAGCTGGCCATCGAGCTCGGGGACTTCTCTGAATTGGAAAgtgaagctgaggaggagggcggcACCAACTCGATCGATAACGTAACACGCGCAAGAGACAAGTACGTTGACAAGTGTCTTAGCGgtatcaagatcaagagaGGCGACACAAAGAGAGGAAAACACGAGGGATCGAGCGAAATGCGTCGTGAGATTATTAAGGAGTTTCTGGCAGAAATCACCAAGCGCAGAGTTTGCGCTAGCTGTGGTGGCATTTCACCTTCATACCGCAAGGATCGATTTGTTAAAGTTTTTGAGAGATCACTATCTGATaaggacaaggccaagatggctCAGAAGAATTTCAAGCAGGCCGATGCTATGGCCAGGGTCCACCAAGCTGCAACCAAACAGAAGCCCGATGGATACTCATCCGACGAGGGCGTTGCAGATGTGGCTTCTCCTACTCGTGAGACTTCCCGCGTTAATGGAGATGTCACGGATCAGGACACGGAGATGATAGATGCGGACACGGcttctacttcttcttctccacaGCGGTATATCAGCGCCATGGAGGTTCGAGCTCGACTCAACGAGTTGTTCACCAAGGAGCAAGAATTGGTTTCCCTCCTATACAACGCGAAGCCCCCGACCCGCAGCTCTACTAATGTCACGCCCGACATGTTCTTTTTGACAACCATCCTAGTTCCTCCCAACCGCTACCGCCCCGAAGCTCGAACAGGCGAGTCCGAGATTTCTGAAGCCCAGCAAAATTCTCTTTACAAAAATATTCTCAGAGGCTGTGGAACGATCGCGCGTCTACACAGGGAGTTACAGGAGGAAAAAGCCGATGTCAACAGGATGCATCAGGCCTCAGCAGAGCTTCAAGAGTCGGTCAACGCGCTCATCGATAAGAATAAAAACCCGGTTCAAGGTGCTGCAGCGAAGCGCAACGAGGATGGCATCAAgcagaagctcgagaagaaggaaggtCTCTTCCGAAAGAACATGATGGGTAAGCGTGTTAACTACGCCGCTCGAAGTGTCATCTCACCCGATCCCAATATCGAGACCAACGAAATCGGTGTGCCACCTGTCTTTGCGAAAAAGTTGACGTATCCCGAGCCAGTGACCAGTCACAACTTCAGAGACATGCAACAAGCTGTCATCAACGGTGTCGACAAATGGCCTGGCGCTTTCGCCATCGAGAATGAAAATGGCCAGATCGTCAACCTTCGCAACAAATCAGTCGACGACCGTGTGTCTCTCGCAAATCAGCTACTGGCTCCCACAAGCAGCAATGCTGCTAGGACCCGGAACAAGAAAGTCTACCGCCATCTGACCAATGGCGATGTTGTCCTGATGAACCGGCAGCCAACACTTCACAAACCGTCTATTATGGGACATCGAGTTCGAGTTCTCCCTGGCGAGAAGACGATTCGAATGCACTACGCCAACTGTAACACATACAACGCTGATttcgatggtgatgagatgaacATGCATTTCCCGCAGAACGAAGTTGCCCGCGCCGAAGCCCTCCAGATTGCCGACACTGATCACCAATACCTATCTGGTACTGCGGGGAAACCTCTCCGAGGTCTCATTCAGGATCATATCTCGGTATCCGTTGCTCTCTGTAACCGCGACACATTCTTCACCAAGGGCGACTATCAACAACTGGTTTACAACGCATTGCGGCCCGAGAGTGGCCACATTGTTGGCGAGAGAATCGAACTTGTTGCCCCTGCAGTGATCCGACCTGTAGCTCGATGGACTGGCAAGCAggtcatcaccaccatcttgaagaacatgCAGCCTCCCAACTGCGGCGGGCTTTCCATGAAAGCGGAAACGCAAATCAAAGCCAGTCAGTGGGGTGTTAACTCTGAAGAAGGAACTGTTGTTTTTCAGGATGGCGAATTCATCGCCGGTATTCTGGATAAGTCACAGATTGGTCCCAGCTCTGGTGGTGTCATCCACGCTGTTCATGAGATTTATGGCCCGGCTGTTGCGGGTAAGCTCTTGAGTAGTCTCGGTAGGTTGCTCACGAGGTATCTCAACATGAGGGCTTTCTCCTGTGGTATGGATGATTTGAGACTTACGCCTGAGGGAGAGCAAGCCCGGCGAGAAGCGCTTGTGCCTGCCGACTCAGTGGGTCTCAAAGTTGCATCTTCCTACGTTTCTCTCGAGCAGGACCCAGGTCCTAGAGATCCTCTGCTATTGGAGCGTCTGGAAGAGGTACTTCGCGACGACAGCAAACAAGAAGGTCTGGATCTTCTGATGAAGGAAGGTCTTAGTAAGATCACGGACAAGATCCAGACAGCTACCATGCCTGTTGGTCTCGAGAAGGCTTTCCCCTTCAACCAGATGCAAGCCATGACAACATCCGGTGCCAAGGGATCCAGAGTCAATGCCTCGCTGATTTCTTGCAACCTTGGTCAGCAGGTTTTGGAGGGTCGGCGTGTCCCTATCATGGTCAGCGGCAAGTCATTGCCATGCTTTAACCCATTCGAGACTCATGCTCGAGCTGGCGGTTATATCGTGCAGCGCTTCCTTACAGGGATCCGGCCTCAAGAGTACTATTTCCATCACATGGCCGGTCGAGAAGGTCTGATCGATACTGCTGTTAAGACGTCCCGCTCCGGTTACCTACAGCGATGTGTTATCAAGGGTATGGAGGGTTTGACGGTCGCGTACGATACCACCGTGCGAGATGCAGATGGCTCCATGATCCAGTTCCTGTACGGCGAGGATGGGCTCGATGTTTCCAAGCAGAAGTATTTGACTGATTTCAGCTTCATCCTGGAGAACGTCACATCAGAGGCTTCACAGCTCcgttacgaccccagcgtTGGCGACCGCCTAGGAATGCACCGCGATGCAATCACCAAATACATGAAGAAGGCTCTCAAGCACACCAACATCAAAGATCCCAAAGCTCAGGACCCGATCTCAGGTCTCTTCAACCCTGCCACGACCGCGTTCGCCACATCTGAGAACTTCTACAAGGCCATGACTTCATacatcaaggagaacaaggatgGCCTTGTCCGGGACAAATCGGATAAGAACAAGCTTGCGCTCTCTCGTGTGAGCCTCAATAAGAAGAATGCGGAGATGCTGTTCGCGATGAAATACTTGCGGTCTCTTGTGGAGCCTGGAGAAGCTGTCGGTATCGTAGCGGGTCAGTCTGTTGGTGAGCCTTCGACGCAAATGACATTGAACACCTTCCATTTGGCTGGTCACTCTGCAAAGAACGTCACGCTGGGTATCCCTCGACTGCGTGAGATTCTCATGACAGCTAGCGACAAGATCTCCACCCCAGCCATGTCTATTTACCCAATCGAGGAGATGTCTGTAGAAGATGCAGAGATCTTTGCCAAGTCCATCTCAGTGTTGCCTCTTGGGTTCATTCTCGATAGCATCAACGTTGAAGAGAAGGTTGGTCAAGGCAAGATTTACGGTTCGGCCAAGATTTACAAGGTCGATATACAGTTCTTCGACTCGGAGGAGTACACCAAGACATATGCCATCAATATCTCGGACGTTGTCGAGGCTGTTGAGAGGAAGCTCCTCCACCGGCTACTGGCTCTTGTGAAGAAGGACATCAGGAAGCGAATGACAATGTCTACAATGGCCACTCCCGATGTTGGcgccaaggctggtgttgtGGAGACGGCTGCTCCCAATGCTGAAGCTGCCGGCAAtttcgatgatgatgaagacgatgaggatggtgatgatgacgcGACGAATGCCAAGCAGCGAGCCAAACGAAGCGAGGCAGTGTCGTATGGACccaacgatgatgacgacgatgccGTGCAGCAGGAAATGGAGCGGGATGCcggtgacgatgatgctgatgaggatgaagattTCGGTGGCAGCCCCCAGCAGGCGGAAGGTGACGGGGATGGTGACGATGTCGACTGGTCTGCAAAGGCACGAACCAACCGGGTCCTTGAACAATACGCCGAGGTTATAGACTTCTCGTTCGACGAGAAGACGGGAGCCAGCTGCAGTTTCACACTGGAGTACGATTCAACTATTCCCAAAGTCCTCATGCTCAACCTCGTTCAAGACGCTGTGAGGAAGACGGTGATCCAGGAGATTTCTGGCGTCGGTGCCTGCACCCTTgtcgaggagaaggacaCAAAGGTCATCCATACAGCGGGTGTGAACCTGCAGGCAATGCAGCGATACAGCGATTTCATCGACCCCAACCGCATCCAGACCAACGACATCGCTGCCGTACTGGCCGTGTACGGTGTTGAAGCAGCTCGCCAAAACATCGTGCAAGAACTTGCCGGCGTCTTCGGATCTCACGGCATCAAGGTGGACAACCGCCACCTGAACCTGATCGGAGACCACATGACGAGAAATGGTGGATTCACACCTTTCAACCGAATGGGTCTGAAGGGTAACGTCAGCCCCTTCACTAAGATGAGTTTCGAGACGACGCTCGCATTCCTCAAGGACGCTGTGCTGGATGGTGATTGGGACGATCTGTCTACGCCCAGTGGTCGGCTGGTGATGGGTAGACTTGGAAAGGTTGGCACAGGTGGCTTCGATGTTTTGGCGCAACTTCCCACATATCATGTTGATTCTTTGGCGTAA
- a CDS encoding histone H3 — translation MARTKQTARKSTGGKAPRKQLASKAARKSAPSTGGVKKPHRYKPGTVALREIRRYQKSTELLIRKLPFQRLVREIAQDFKSDLRFQSSAIGALQESVESYLVSLFEDTNLCAIHAKRVTIQSKDIQLARRLRGERN, via the exons ATGGCTCGCACTAAGCAGACCGCCCGAAAGTCCACTGGTGGCAAGGCCCCTCGCAAGCAGCTCGCTTCCAAGGCCG cccGCAAGTCCGCCCCCTCTACCGGAGGTGTCAAGAAGCCTCACCGCTATAAGCCTGGTACCGTCGCTCTCCGTGAGATTCGACGATACCAGAAGTCGACCGAGCTCCTCATCCGAAAGCTCCCCTTCCAGCGTCTG GTTCGTGAGATTGCCCAGGACTTCAAGTCTGATCTCCGCTTCCAGTCTTCTGCCATCGGTGCTCTCCAGGAGTCCGTTGAGTCCTACCTCGTCTCCCTCTTCGAGGACACCAACCTCTGCGCCATCCATGCCAAGCGTGTCACCATCCAATCCAAGGACATCCAGCTCGCCCGCCGCCTCCGCGGTGAGCGTAACTAA
- a CDS encoding histone H4, whose product MTGRGKGGKGLGKGGAKRHRKILRDNIQGITKPAIRRLARRGGVKRISAMIYEETRGVLKTFLEGVIRDAVTYTEHAKRKTVTSLDVVYALKRQGRTLYGFGG is encoded by the exons ATGACTGGAC GCGGCAAGGGCGGCAAGGGTCTCGGCAAGGGCGGCGCCAAGCGTCACCGAAAGATCTTGCGAGATAACATCCAGGGTATCACCAAGCCCGCCATCCGACGTCTCGCTCGCCGAGGTGGTGTCAAGCGTATCTCTGCCA TGATCTACGAGGAGACCCGCGGTGTCCTGAAGACCTTCCTCGAGGGTGTCATCCGTGACGCCGTCACCTACACCGAGCACGCCAAGCGCAAGACAGTCACATCTCTTGATGTTGTCTACGCCCTGAAGCGACAAGGCCGCACCCTCTACGGTTTCGGTGGTTAA